The nucleotide sequence GCGGGTCTGGGACTACATCAACGGCTTCGGCGAGATGGTGCCCTTCAACCACCGCGTGCGTACCACCGTCGGCGGTCGCGTCTACCTCCTGCCGGTCAACCTGCTGACGATCAACCAGCTCTTCGAGACCGCGATGGGTCCCGACGAGGCGCGCGAGTTCATCGAGATGCAGTCCGACCCCACCATCGGGGAGCCCGCCAACTTCGAGGAGCAGGCGCTCAAGTTCGTGGGCCGGCGGATCTACGAGGCCTTCTTCTACGGCTACACGCGCAAGCAGTGGGGGCTCGACCCGACCGAGCTGCCGGCGTCGATCCTCAAGCGGTTGCCGGTGCGGTTCTCCTACGAGGACTCCTACTTCAACCACCCGCACCAGGCGATGCCGCGTCACGGCTACACGGCCATCGTCGAGGCGATCCTCGACCACCCCGGCATCGAGGTGCGGCTGAGCTCGCCGCTGACCGACGACGACCGTGTCGACTTCGACCACGTCGTGTGGACCGGGCCGCTGGATGCCTGGTTCGGGTACGACCAGGGGCGCCTGGGATACCGGACGCTCGACTTCGAGGAGATCCGCGCCTTCGGCGACCTCCAGGGCTGCTCGGTGATGAACTACGGCGATTTCGAGGTGCCCTTCACCCGCATCGCGGAGCACAAGCACTTCGCGCCCTGGGAGGAGCACAACAAGACGGTCGCCTTCCGCGAGTTCAGCCGCCTCTGCGGACCCGACGACACGCCCTACTACCCGATCCGACTCGCCAACGACAAGGGGCTCCTGCGCGACTACGTCGCCCGGGCCGAGGCCGCGTCGGGCGTGACGTTCGTCGGTCGTCTGGGGACCTACCGGTACCTCGACATGGACGTGACCATCGGCGAGGCGCTCGCCGCCGCCGACCAGATGCTGGCGTCGGTGGCGGCTGGGGAGCAGCAGCGTCCGTTCTACGCGAAGGTCCTCTGACCGTCGCGCCGTCCCGGTCGGCTCAGTTGATTCCGGCGCACGCAGCCGTGTCGCGCCTACCCCGCTGACGCCACCCTTCTTGACCGACGCCACCCCTACCGACAGACGCCACCCTTCTTGACACATGCCACCGCCCTGGCGGTGGCATCGGTCAACAGCGGTAGCGTCTGTCGGTAAGGGTGGCGCCTGAGCGCTGCTGATTACCTGCTTGCGAGACTGGCCGGGGGAGTATCCGGAAGCAGAACACGATCCTGGTCGGCCAGCCGACCGGAATCGTGATCGACCTCGCGCTGCTTGTGAGTGGCTCCTCCGGCTCCGCTCGAGTCGTGAAGCGAGTGGATTCCCTTCGCTGCGCTCAGGGCCCTTCGACGAGCTCAGGGAGCCGTGGGGGCTCAGGCCTTCGACGAGCTCAGGGAACCGGGTCGCCGAGCTTGTCGAGGTGCCTCGAGCGGAGCGAGAGGAGTCGTGGATCTAGGGGACTCCCTTCGCTGCGCTCAGGGCCCTTCGACGAGCTCAGGGAACCGGGTCGCCGAGCTTGTCGAGGTGCCTCGAGCGGAGCGAGAGGAGTCGTGGAGCTAGGGGATTCCCTTCGCTGCGCTCAGGGCCCTTCGACGAGCTCAGGGAGCCGGGGAGGCTAGGCCCTTCGACGAGCTCAGGGAGCCGGGGAGGCTAGGGCCTTCGACGAGCTCAGGGAGCCGGGTCGCCGAGCTTGTCGAGGTGCCTCGAGCGGAGCGAGAGGAGTCGTGGAGCTCAGGGAGCCGGGGCAAGCCCAGGGAACCGCGACAGGCTCAGTGACCGGGTCAGGCGACCGGGGATCGCTCGGCGACGTCGGGGGAGTCGAGCTGCGACTCGATCCGGTCCAGCCGGTCCTCCAGCGACGCCAGGGCGAAGAGCAGGTGCTCGTTCGTCACCGATTCCCGACGGGGCGTCAGCCGGTTCACCGCAGCCGACAGCTGGCCGCTGACCCGGAAGCGCTGGCGCGCGTAGCGGACGCTCATCGTGGCCGTCTGGCGCACGCCCGAGTAGCGCAGGTGGTTCAACAGCCGGATGGGCAGCGCGTAACGACGGTCCTCCTCCGTCCGCAGGACCTCCGCGAAGCGCGCGTAGTTGCGGCGGGCCAGCGCGATCGACAGGTTCCGCGTCCGGCGACCCTTCCGCCCCTCGGCCAGCGCCTGGAGCACCTCGGCCTCCGAGTACCTGTCGAACACCTCGACCACAGCGTCGTACAGCTCACGATGGAGCTTCCGCGGCGCCTTCCGGCTGATCCACTCCAGCTGCGAGATCGCCCAGCCCAGCAGCGTCGGCGCGAACTCGTCGCGCCGGTCGGTCTCCTCGAGGAACGCGTGGATCGTCGCGTGGTGCTGGAAGATCCGCAGCAGCCGCTCGTCGGCCGTCGCCATCGTCTGGCCGGCGCGGGCGACGCGGTGCAGGCACAGCACCTCGCGCACCAGCGAGATCGAGTCGGCATGCAGCAGCGCGAACCAGTGGAACGGGTTGTCCTCGAAGAAGTAGTCGCCGACGGGGAACCGGATGGCGTGCTCCTCCAGGAGCTGGCGACGGTAGAGCTTGCGCCACGGCACGGCGACGAACCGCAGCAGCGTATGCCGGAGATCGTCGTCCAGCTCGTAGCTGTCCCTCGCCAGCTCCACCCAGCGGTGCTCGTCGGCCGGCGCGTCGAGCTTGAGCGCGCCGACGCTGCCGGCAGACCCGACCCCGTCGACCGGCCACGAGGCGTCCCCCGACGCGTCGGAGAAGAGCCGGTAGTTGCACATCACCAGGTCGGAGTTGTTCTCCACCGCCGCGCCGACGAGCTTCTCGAACATGGTCGGGTCGTAGAGGTCGTCGCCGTCGGCGAACCCGACGTAGGTGCCGGTCGCGACGTCGAGCCCCGCGTTGGCTGCCGTCGCGACCCCGCCGGGGCTGCGGACGCCGCGGATGACGGGCACGATCCGCGGGTCGCGGGCGGCGTAGTCGCGGATGATGTCCGGGCTGGCATCGGTGGAGCCGTCGTCGACAACGATGACCTCGATGTCGCGCAGCGTCTGGGCCAGGATCGAGTCGAGGGCGGCGCGCAGGTAGTCCTGGATGTTGTAGCTGGTGACGATCACCGACAGCAGGGGCATGGCGGTCATCCGATCGCTCGACGGGTCATGCGCGTCGCCAGCGCGGGGTTGCAGCGGGTCAGCTTGCCGAACTCCGGGATGCTGATCCGCAGGAGGTGCCTGCGGGTCCGCAGCGCGAACTCCTCCTGCACATCGGGCGACACCCGCTCGCCGGCCCAGCTGATGATGTTCATCGTCGTGCTCCAGTAGTGGTGCGAGTAGCGCCGCAGCCGCGACGGATGGGCGCGCAGCAGGTCGTAGGTCTCGTCGAGGGCGTCGAGCAGCGACAGCCGGTCGCGGCTGCTGCGGTTGGTGAGGTTGGTGCCGCCCGGCAGCACGCTGTGCGTGCACAGGACCTCGTTGAGCAGCAGGATCTGGTCGGCGAAAAGCAGCGAGTACCAGTGCCCGAGGATGTCGTTGTTCACCATCGTCGACCCGTACCTGAGGCCCGCCCGGCGGTACGTCGACGTCCGCAGCACCCGGTTCCACGGGTAGTTCGTGAGTCCAAGCAGCTCCGGCGCCTGATCCAACCGCAGCCGCCGCGAGTGGCGGGTGCCGACGAGCGCGGCCCACAGGGCCTCGTCGCCGTTGGTCATCGCCTGGTCCTGGTCGTCGTGGGCCCTGCGGTAGCGGTACTTCAGCACCGCGACGTCCTGGCCACCGCGCTCGAGCGCCCGCACCGCGGTGACAAGGGCCTCGGGGTGGAAGACGTCGTCGTCGTCGAAGAAGAGCGTGAACCGACCCTCGGCCTCGGCGAACCCCGTGTTGCGGGCGATCCCCGCACCGCGGTTGGTCTCGTGCCGCAGCAGCGACACGCGCGGGTCGCGCTCCGCGTAGCCCCCGACGATCTCGCCGGTGGCGTCGGAGGAGCAGTCGTCGACGACGATCACCTGGATCGCGAGTTCGGGGGTGCTGAGGACGGAGTCCAGCAGCTCGCCGATGGTCTCCTCGGCGTTGTGCGCCGGAATGATCACGGTCACGTCGACAGGCTTCATGGGATTCTGCGTTCTTCCCGCGCTGGGCCGGAATCTCTCGGTGGTGTGCATGGCGCTCATCACCCTAGAAAGCAGACAAGGCGTATTCCCGCCCCTTGGGTGAACGGGACGGGAATACGCCGTGAACTGTCAGCGGTCAGCAGGCGCGAGCGCTCGTCCTTCCACCGCCGGGCCTGTGCGGCTTGCCCTTGTCCTTCGACGGCCCCTTCCCGTCGTGCTTGCCGGGCTTGCCCGGCTTCGACGGGGTGGGTTTGTGAGGCTTGCCCGGCTTGTGGGGCTTGCCGGGCTTGTGCGGCTTCGACGGCTTGGTGGGCTTGTCCTTCGGCACCGCCGTGACGGTGACCGGCACCGACACCGTCGTCCCCGACGGCTCGACGGTGAACGTCAGGGTCTGCGCCCCGGACGCCTTCACGGTCCCCTTCGGGATGGTGACCGACGCCGTCGTCGCGCCGGCCGTCACGGTCCCCGTGCCGACGACCAGGTCGCCGAGCTTCGCCGTCACCTCGGTGTTGGGCAGCTGCGGGCTGACCCGGGCCCCGGTGGCGTCGAGCAGCATGTCGAGGGTGTCGGGTGCCAGGGCCCCCGAGATCGGCTGCCCCAGCGAGAGGCTCGACGCGGTGCCCTCGGTCAGGGCCGTGGCGCCGGTGACGGACACGCCGCGCTTGGTGTAGTCGGGGCTGAGCGCGCCCGACTCCCGGATCCAGCCGACCCACGTCTCCAGGTCGACCCGGCCGGTGTCGGCCGTGTCGGTGCCGTTGCCCAGCTCCCAGAAGTTGTCGCCGCCCGCGATCAGGAACGACCCCGACCCGACGGTGTACGTGCCGGCCGGGTCGATGGGCTCACCGTTGACCGTGATGGACGTGATCCGGTCGCCCCACTCGCGCGACTCGTCGAACGTGTAGGTGACGTTCTCGGAGATGCCGAGCGCCAGGTACAGGCGCGTGATCGTCGGGTCGACCGACCCGTCGGCCTTGCGCTGCCACTGCTGCTCGAGGACCTTCTTGAACTGCGCGCCGGTGATCTTGGTCGTCATCAGCGTGTTGGCGAACGGCAGGACCTCCGCGGCCTCCTTGTACGTGATGTCACCGGCGTCGAAGCTCGCCCGCGTGCCGCCGGGGTTCTGCAGTCCGATGAAGTTCTCGTCTCCGTCGCTCAGGGTCTCGTAGAACATCTGCGCGACGAGGTTACTGAGGGGCGACTCGACGTTGCGCGTGCCCGTGCCGCCGTTCGCCGGCGTGGAGATGCCCGCGTCGGCCTCACCGACGACCTCGGCGCCCAGCTCGTCGGCGATGGCCTTGGCGTCGGTCACGATCTGGTTGATCTCCTGGATGGCGGGGGTGGTGCCGACGTGCGTCGTGTCGATCGTGACGACCTCCGGGTCGCCCGCGATGCCGCAGTACTCGCCGTCGGCGCCGACGCCGAGCTCGATCTTCGACAGGGCCTTGGCGTACTCCCAGGCCTGCAGGATCGGTGCCCCGTTCGCGGTGGTCCAGGCGTAGTCCTGGTGCGTGTGGCCGCCCAGGATGAGGTCGACGTCGGGGGAGACGTCCTCCGCGATCTCCCGGAACGCCTCGGACGCCGAGGCGTTGGCCTCGATCGTGGAGGAACCGTCGAGCGCGCCCTCGTGGAGGCTCGCGACGATCACGTCGACGTCGGGGTCCTCCGCCAGCTCACCGGCGACCCGGTTGACGGCGTCGACGGGGTCGCCGATCGTCAGGTCCGCGATGCCGGCGGGGGAGACGAGCGTGGGCAGGGCCCCGGTGACGACGCCGACGACGGCGATGTTCAGCCCGCCGGCCTCAACGAGGGTGTACTCCTGCAGGCCGTCGGCCACGTCCTCGGTGCCCGCGTCGTACACGTTCGCGGCCAGGTAGGGCACGTCGGCGTCATGGGGGATGACGCGGTCGCGGAGGTCGCTCCAGCCCTTGTCGAACTCGTGGTTGCCGGCCGTGACCGAGTCGACGCCGATGGCGGACAGGATGTCCAGGGTCGGCTCGTCGTCCAGGATCCCGGAGACGAAGGTGGAGCCGCCGATGTCGTCGCCCTGACTGAGCAGGACGACGTTGTCGTCGCCCTTGGCCGCACGTTCCTCCTCGACGGGGGTGAAGAGTGCGGCGGCGCCTTCGATGCGCCCGTGGAAGTCGTTGAAGCCGAAGAGGCTCACGGTGCTGGTGGGGTCGGTGCAGACCTGACCGGCGGCGGCGCTGGCCGGTGCCGCGCTGGCCAGCGCGATGCCGCCGGCGACCAGCGCCGTCGCGGCGAAGCCCGCCGTCAGGCGTCTCGGATGTGAACTCATGGGGTCTCCCTGTGCTGTCGACAACGGTGAGGGCCCGTGGGCCACGCTCACTCTTTCAATGGGGAGGGTCACGCCCGGCGGACTGCCTGCGGTGTTTGTCGGCTTCCCACAAATCGCGGAGTCGAGGTGTGGACCGCGAGACTCAGAACCGCGGAGAATAGAGGCTACGCTGGCGTAGGTTACGGTTTCGTAGGTTAGGAAGGGGGCCACGTGCGCGGTCAGAGTGTCGAGATGGTCCAGCTGCTCACGCCCGACGGCGAGCGCGTCGCCAACGACGACTTCGAGTTCACGGGAAGCGCCGACGACCTCGCCGGCTATCTTCGCGACATGATCCTGGCAAGGCGTTTCGACGCCGAGGCCACGGCGCTGCAGAGGCATGGCGAGTTGGGGCTGTGGACCCCGCTGATCGGTCAGGAGGCGGCCCAGGTCGGCTCGGCCCACGCCCTGCGCGCCGCCGACGTCTGCTTCCCCTCCTACCGGGAGCACGCCGTCGCGATGGTGCTCGGGGTGCCGCTTTCCAACCTGCTCGGGTTGTTCCGGGGTACCGACGGCGGCCACTGGGAGCTGTTGGAGAAGTTCAAGAACTACCAGATCGTCATCGGTTGCCAGGCGCTGCACGCCACCGGCTACGCCATGGGGATCCAGCTCGACGGCGCCGTCGGCAACGCCGACCCGGACCAGAACGCGGCCGCGATCGTCTACCACGGCGACGGCGCGGCGAGCCAGGGCGACGTCAACGAGGCGTACGTGTTCGCCGCCTCGTACAACGCCCCCGTCGTGTTCTTCTGCCAGAACAACCAGTGGGCGATCTCGGAGCCGATCGCGCTGCAGTCGCGCATCCCGCTGTTCCAGCGCGCGCAGGGCTTCGGCTTCCCGGGCATCCAGGTCGACGGCAACGATGTGCTGGCCGTCAAGGCCGTCACCGACTGGGCCATGGAGCGCGCCCGGCATGGCGACGGGCCGACGTTCATCGAGGCCTACACGTACCGGATGGGCGCCCACACGACCTCGGACGACCCGACCAAGTACCGCGAGTCCTCCGACGAGGAGGCCTGGCGCGGCCGCGACCCGATCCTGCGTCTCGCCACCTACCTCCGCAACCTCGGCGCGGTCGACGATGCGTGGCTGGCCGCCGTCGAGGACGAGGCGAAGTCGCTGGGCGCCGACGTGCGCGCCACGATCGCGCAGCTGAAGGACGTCACGATGGATGAACTGTTCGAGACGGTCTACGCCGAGCCCACCGTCGCGCTGGAGTCGCAGCGCCGCGAGTACGCCGCCTACCTCGCAGGGGAGGACGCATGAACGAGAAGCTGACCATGGCGAAGGCCCTCAACCGGGGGCTGCGCCGCGCGCTGCAGGCCGACCCGAAGGTGCTGCTCGCGGGCGAGGATATCGGCAAGCTCGGCGGGGTGTTCCGCATCACCGAGGGGCTGCAGGCCGAGTTCGGCGAGAACCGCGTCGTCGACTCGCCGCTTGCCGAGTCGGGCATCATCGGCACCGCCGTCGGCCTGTGCATGCGCGGCTACCGCCCCGTCGTCGAGATCCAGTTCGACGGGTTCGTGTTCCCCGGCTTCGCGCAGATCGTGTCGCAGGTGGCCAAGATGCACATGCGCACCGGGGGGCGGCAGAAGATGCCGATGGTGATCCGTATCCCGTTCGGCGGCGGCATCGGCGCCGTCGAGCACCACTCCGAGTCGCCCGAGGCGTACTTCGCGCACACGCCCGGGCTGAAGGTCGTCAGCTGCGCCAACCCGAACGATGCCTACTGGATGATCCAGCAGGCCATCGGCTCCGACGACCCCGTCGTCTTCCTCGAGCCCAAACGCCGTTACCAGCAGAAGGGCGAGGTGAACTTCACCGACCGCCCCGCGCCCATGCACCAGGCATCGATCGTGCGCCACGGCAGCGACGCGACGCTGCTCGCCTACGGGCCCATGGTCAAGACCTGTCTCGACGCGGCCGCCGTCGCCGCGGAGGAGGGCACCGACCTGGAGGTCGTCGACCTCCGCACCATCAGCCCCATCGACTGGGTGACGGTCATCTCGTCGGTGCGGCGCACCCGGCGCGCGATCGTCGTCCACGAGGCTCCGCTGACGCTCGGCCTCGGTGCGGAGATCGCCGCCAAGCTGACCGAGGAGCTGTTCTACGTGATGGAGTCGCCGGTCCTGCGCGTGGCAGGCTTCGACATGCCCTACCCGCCCGCGCGCGTCGAGTCGGAGTACCTGCCGAGCGTCGACCGCATCCTCGACACCGTCGACACGTCCCTGGCCTACTGAGAGGACCGAACATGAAGAGGCATTTCCTTCTGCCCGATCCCGGTGAGGGCCTGCTCGAGGCCGAGATCGTCGCGTGGCGGGTCGCCGAGGGCGACGTGATCGAGATCAACGACGTGCTGGTGGAGATCGAGACGGCCAAGTCGCTCGTCGAGCTGCCCAGCCCGTTCGCAGGCACCGTCACCGGCCTGCTCGTCTCCGAGGGCAGCACCGTCGAGGTCGGCACGCCGATCGTCGAGATCGAGGACGGCGAGGGCGAGGCGGCCGTCGAAGAGCCTGACGAGGAGGAGTCCGCTCCGAACCTCGTGGGTTACGGGGCCAGCGCGGAGCCGAGCCGGCGTCGTCGACGCGGCCGCCCGGAGGCCCGCGAGGCCGCCGCCTCCGACGCGCTGTCGACGGCCTACTCGCAGCACGAGCCCGGTCGTCGCACCGACGAGGTCCAGCCCGCCGCGGCCGTCGAGGCCGAGCCGGAGGGCGACCCGCTGCCGTCGACGGGCGAGGCGCCGAGGGAGTCCACGCTCGTGCTCGCCTCCGACGCCGACGCGGTGCGCGCCAAGCCGCCGGTCCGTCAGTACGCGAAGGAGCTTGGGGTCGACCTGCGCGGCGTCGTCGGCACCGGTATCGGGGGCACGATCACGCGCCGCGACGTCGAGGCAGCCGCCGCATTCCTCCACCTGGATGAGCAGCCCAAGCAGGGTCGGA is from Tessaracoccus palaemonis and encodes:
- a CDS encoding UDP-galactopyranose/dTDP-fucopyranose mutase family protein, whose product is MQIGIAGAGFSGAVIARRFAEEGHRVVVFEQRDHVAGNCHTERDPDTGIMIHCYGPHIFHTGDERVWDYINGFGEMVPFNHRVRTTVGGRVYLLPVNLLTINQLFETAMGPDEAREFIEMQSDPTIGEPANFEEQALKFVGRRIYEAFFYGYTRKQWGLDPTELPASILKRLPVRFSYEDSYFNHPHQAMPRHGYTAIVEAILDHPGIEVRLSSPLTDDDRVDFDHVVWTGPLDAWFGYDQGRLGYRTLDFEEIRAFGDLQGCSVMNYGDFEVPFTRIAEHKHFAPWEEHNKTVAFREFSRLCGPDDTPYYPIRLANDKGLLRDYVARAEAASGVTFVGRLGTYRYLDMDVTIGEALAAADQMLASVAAGEQQRPFYAKVL
- a CDS encoding glycosyltransferase encodes the protein MTVIIPAHNAEETIGELLDSVLSTPELAIQVIVVDDCSSDATGEIVGGYAERDPRVSLLRHETNRGAGIARNTGFAEAEGRFTLFFDDDDVFHPEALVTAVRALERGGQDVAVLKYRYRRAHDDQDQAMTNGDEALWAALVGTRHSRRLRLDQAPELLGLTNYPWNRVLRTSTYRRAGLRYGSTMVNNDILGHWYSLLFADQILLLNEVLCTHSVLPGGTNLTNRSSRDRLSLLDALDETYDLLRAHPSRLRRYSHHYWSTTMNIISWAGERVSPDVQEEFALRTRRHLLRISIPEFGKLTRCNPALATRMTRRAIG
- a CDS encoding 5'-nucleotidase C-terminal domain-containing protein — its product is MSSHPRRLTAGFAATALVAGGIALASAAPASAAAGQVCTDPTSTVSLFGFNDFHGRIEGAAALFTPVEEERAAKGDDNVVLLSQGDDIGGSTFVSGILDDEPTLDILSAIGVDSVTAGNHEFDKGWSDLRDRVIPHDADVPYLAANVYDAGTEDVADGLQEYTLVEAGGLNIAVVGVVTGALPTLVSPAGIADLTIGDPVDAVNRVAGELAEDPDVDVIVASLHEGALDGSSTIEANASASEAFREIAEDVSPDVDLILGGHTHQDYAWTTANGAPILQAWEYAKALSKIELGVGADGEYCGIAGDPEVVTIDTTHVGTTPAIQEINQIVTDAKAIADELGAEVVGEADAGISTPANGGTGTRNVESPLSNLVAQMFYETLSDGDENFIGLQNPGGTRASFDAGDITYKEAAEVLPFANTLMTTKITGAQFKKVLEQQWQRKADGSVDPTITRLYLALGISENVTYTFDESREWGDRITSITVNGEPIDPAGTYTVGSGSFLIAGGDNFWELGNGTDTADTGRVDLETWVGWIRESGALSPDYTKRGVSVTGATALTEGTASSLSLGQPISGALAPDTLDMLLDATGARVSPQLPNTEVTAKLGDLVVGTGTVTAGATTASVTIPKGTVKASGAQTLTFTVEPSGTTVSVPVTVTAVPKDKPTKPSKPHKPGKPHKPGKPHKPTPSKPGKPGKHDGKGPSKDKGKPHRPGGGRTSARAC
- a CDS encoding glycosyltransferase, encoding MPLLSVIVTSYNIQDYLRAALDSILAQTLRDIEVIVVDDGSTDASPDIIRDYAARDPRIVPVIRGVRSPGGVATAANAGLDVATGTYVGFADGDDLYDPTMFEKLVGAAVENNSDLVMCNYRLFSDASGDASWPVDGVGSAGSVGALKLDAPADEHRWVELARDSYELDDDLRHTLLRFVAVPWRKLYRRQLLEEHAIRFPVGDYFFEDNPFHWFALLHADSISLVREVLCLHRVARAGQTMATADERLLRIFQHHATIHAFLEETDRRDEFAPTLLGWAISQLEWISRKAPRKLHRELYDAVVEVFDRYSEAEVLQALAEGRKGRRTRNLSIALARRNYARFAEVLRTEEDRRYALPIRLLNHLRYSGVRQTATMSVRYARQRFRVSGQLSAAVNRLTPRRESVTNEHLLFALASLEDRLDRIESQLDSPDVAERSPVA
- a CDS encoding alpha-ketoacid dehydrogenase subunit beta, translating into MNEKLTMAKALNRGLRRALQADPKVLLAGEDIGKLGGVFRITEGLQAEFGENRVVDSPLAESGIIGTAVGLCMRGYRPVVEIQFDGFVFPGFAQIVSQVAKMHMRTGGRQKMPMVIRIPFGGGIGAVEHHSESPEAYFAHTPGLKVVSCANPNDAYWMIQQAIGSDDPVVFLEPKRRYQQKGEVNFTDRPAPMHQASIVRHGSDATLLAYGPMVKTCLDAAAVAAEEGTDLEVVDLRTISPIDWVTVISSVRRTRRAIVVHEAPLTLGLGAEIAAKLTEELFYVMESPVLRVAGFDMPYPPARVESEYLPSVDRILDTVDTSLAY
- the pdhA gene encoding pyruvate dehydrogenase (acetyl-transferring) E1 component subunit alpha, whose protein sequence is MRGQSVEMVQLLTPDGERVANDDFEFTGSADDLAGYLRDMILARRFDAEATALQRHGELGLWTPLIGQEAAQVGSAHALRAADVCFPSYREHAVAMVLGVPLSNLLGLFRGTDGGHWELLEKFKNYQIVIGCQALHATGYAMGIQLDGAVGNADPDQNAAAIVYHGDGAASQGDVNEAYVFAASYNAPVVFFCQNNQWAISEPIALQSRIPLFQRAQGFGFPGIQVDGNDVLAVKAVTDWAMERARHGDGPTFIEAYTYRMGAHTTSDDPTKYRESSDEEAWRGRDPILRLATYLRNLGAVDDAWLAAVEDEAKSLGADVRATIAQLKDVTMDELFETVYAEPTVALESQRREYAAYLAGEDA